The following are encoded in a window of Pseudomonas multiresinivorans genomic DNA:
- a CDS encoding CDGSH iron-sulfur domain-containing protein, protein MADDPVLPEVRPVTSGQVLRLCRCGRCACLPDAAADCPDVFELTVARQRHLLLCRCGRSTELPYCDGRSHAAGERWFSGLLRK, encoded by the coding sequence TTGGCTGACGACCCCGTCCTTCCCGAAGTTCGCCCGGTAACGTCGGGACAGGTGCTGCGCCTGTGTCGCTGCGGGCGCTGTGCTTGCCTGCCGGACGCCGCGGCGGACTGCCCGGACGTGTTCGAGCTGACGGTCGCTCGCCAACGCCACTTGCTGCTATGCCGCTGCGGCCGGTCCACCGAGTTGCCCTACTGCGACGGCCGCAGCCATGCCGCCGGTGAGCGCTGGTTCAGTGGACTGCTGCGCAAGTGA
- a CDS encoding B12-binding domain-containing radical SAM protein — protein MNDLIARSNPDGSTRRQKLLLIYPPMTTPTSPPLGAPMLKGYIERELPNWEVKVLDLNIWCYERVFEMLRSGFIRIPDEYLPGGQSALASLLEVPDFFRGKTARDFYADPAAYDQYGELLLGITHIMSTQLGNEANSIHQGAGLSPLLAEAFKLILEEKADCYGFSMIFNQQLPVGAALGRLLRQETTSKVFFGGSCFTAGAEDFLRWYPHSADVIVDGDGEEPLKQLLLQGGSPENVPGAVFFEDGEVKRNTSEYRRDIDAYGKPDFGNLQLDRYYSPTPVIPLLLSRGCYWRRCTFCVHYMSAGLTYRLHGLEMVIDMLRGFVEQGIRHFSFVDEMIAPGHFAKLADAIIESGLDISYYALSKPNRTFTPEILAKMARSGCKYLLWGLESGTQRILDLMDKGTRIEDVAQVLRNAHSAGIANHVYVICGFPTETAEEFGNTLRFLEENREYIYSIHRGTFSLEPGSPIYKEQERFGVTRAWMAQPTPLGGRWLHETVSGMNREQTQNIFQSVQPFFRRFNPYAVYLANYRDHAMLVYDKLGAEAMKQMPREFPALNLSVAPSGVQATTADLLS, from the coding sequence ATGAACGACCTGATCGCCCGCTCCAACCCCGACGGCTCCACACGCCGCCAGAAGCTTCTGCTGATCTACCCGCCGATGACCACCCCCACCTCGCCGCCCCTGGGTGCACCGATGCTAAAGGGCTACATCGAGCGGGAACTGCCCAACTGGGAAGTGAAGGTGCTGGACCTGAACATCTGGTGCTACGAGCGGGTATTCGAGATGTTGCGCAGTGGTTTCATCCGGATTCCGGATGAGTACCTGCCTGGAGGTCAAAGCGCGCTGGCGTCCTTGCTGGAGGTCCCGGACTTTTTCCGCGGCAAGACCGCAAGGGACTTCTATGCCGACCCTGCGGCCTATGACCAGTACGGCGAACTGCTGCTGGGTATCACTCACATCATGAGCACCCAACTGGGCAACGAGGCGAACTCGATACACCAGGGCGCCGGGTTGAGCCCCCTGCTGGCCGAGGCTTTCAAGCTGATCCTCGAGGAAAAGGCCGACTGCTACGGCTTCTCGATGATCTTCAACCAGCAACTGCCCGTGGGGGCCGCGCTCGGCCGTCTGCTGCGTCAGGAAACCACCAGCAAGGTGTTCTTCGGCGGCAGTTGCTTCACCGCCGGCGCCGAGGACTTCCTGCGCTGGTATCCGCATTCGGCAGACGTCATCGTCGACGGCGATGGCGAGGAGCCGCTTAAGCAACTGCTGCTTCAGGGCGGCTCGCCGGAGAATGTCCCGGGCGCCGTGTTCTTCGAGGATGGCGAAGTCAAACGCAACACCTCCGAATACCGCCGCGACATCGACGCCTACGGCAAACCGGACTTCGGCAACCTGCAGCTCGACCGCTACTACTCCCCCACTCCCGTCATTCCCCTGTTGCTGTCGCGAGGCTGTTACTGGCGGCGCTGCACCTTCTGCGTCCACTACATGTCCGCGGGACTGACCTACCGGCTGCACGGACTGGAAATGGTCATCGACATGCTCAGGGGGTTTGTCGAGCAAGGTATACGGCACTTCTCCTTCGTCGATGAAATGATCGCTCCCGGCCATTTCGCCAAGCTGGCGGACGCCATCATCGAGTCCGGGCTGGACATTTCCTACTACGCCCTGAGCAAGCCCAACCGTACCTTCACGCCGGAGATCCTCGCGAAGATGGCGCGCTCGGGCTGCAAGTACCTGCTGTGGGGCCTGGAAAGCGGCACGCAGCGGATTCTCGATCTGATGGACAAGGGCACCCGAATCGAGGACGTCGCGCAGGTGCTGCGCAATGCCCACTCGGCCGGGATCGCCAACCACGTCTACGTCATCTGCGGCTTCCCGACCGAAACGGCGGAAGAATTTGGCAATACCCTGCGATTCCTGGAGGAGAACCGCGAATACATCTACTCGATCCACCGCGGCACCTTCTCGCTGGAGCCCGGCTCTCCCATCTACAAGGAACAGGAGCGTTTCGGTGTCACCCGTGCCTGGATGGCGCAACCGACGCCGCTCGGCGGACGCTGGCTGCATGAAACCGTCAGCGGCATGAACCGTGAGCAGACACAGAACATCTTCCAGTCCGTGCAACCGTTCTTCCGACGCTTCAATCCGTATGCGGTTTACCTGGCCAATTACCGCGATCACGCCATGCTGGTGTACGACAAGCTCGGCGCCGAGGCCATGAAACAGATGCCGCGCGAGTTTCCTGCACTGAACCTGTCAGTGGCGCCCAGTGGAGTGCAGGCAACCACCGCCGACCTGCTGAGCTGA
- a CDS encoding YqfO family protein yields the protein MYKLCFYVPESHLESVKKAVFAAGAGRIGAYDSCCWQALGQGQFRPLQGSNPFIGQAGSIEQVAEWKVEMVVADELIHDSVKALKQAHPYETPAFEVWRLSDMVF from the coding sequence ATGTACAAACTGTGTTTCTACGTTCCGGAAAGCCATCTGGAATCGGTCAAGAAAGCGGTGTTCGCCGCCGGTGCAGGACGCATCGGTGCCTATGACAGCTGTTGCTGGCAGGCGCTCGGACAGGGACAGTTCCGCCCCTTGCAGGGCAGCAACCCGTTCATTGGCCAGGCCGGCAGCATCGAGCAGGTCGCCGAATGGAAGGTGGAGATGGTGGTCGCCGACGAGTTGATCCATGACTCGGTCAAGGCCCTCAAGCAGGCCCATCCCTATGAGACGCCGGCCTTCGAGGTCTGGCGGCTGTCGGACATGGTGTTCTGA
- a CDS encoding L,D-transpeptidase family protein, protein MRWLIAVLCLTFAAFSHANATPTLDGHIDKILVLKSERKLHLMSNGKVLKSYRVSLGKRPQGPKLAEGDNRTPEGFYWVDWRKTSDKYNLSMHISYPNARDVAKAREKSLQPGGMIMIHGTPMDDDYPEWYFSTLDWTNGCIAMTNADMREVWSLVKDGTLIEIRP, encoded by the coding sequence ATGCGCTGGTTGATTGCCGTACTTTGTCTGACCTTCGCAGCGTTCTCGCATGCCAACGCGACGCCCACGCTCGACGGTCACATCGACAAGATTCTCGTGCTCAAGTCCGAGCGCAAACTGCACCTCATGAGCAACGGCAAGGTGCTCAAGAGCTACCGCGTGTCCCTGGGCAAACGCCCGCAGGGGCCGAAGCTGGCCGAAGGCGACAACCGCACGCCGGAGGGCTTCTACTGGGTCGACTGGCGCAAGACCAGCGACAAGTACAACCTCTCCATGCACATTTCCTACCCCAACGCCCGCGACGTGGCCAAGGCACGGGAGAAGAGCCTGCAGCCGGGCGGGATGATCATGATCCACGGCACCCCGATGGATGACGACTACCCCGAGTGGTACTTCTCGACCCTGGACTGGACCAACGGCTGCATCGCCATGACCAATGCCGACATGCGCGAGGTCTGGAGCCTGGTCAAGGACGGCACGCTGATCGAGATTCGCCCGTAA
- a CDS encoding NUDIX hydrolase, producing MKFCSQCGASVSLRIPSGDNRPRFVCDQCQTVHYQNPRIVAGCLPVWEGKILLCRRAIEPRRGYWTLPAGFMENGETLEQAAARETLEEANARVHGLQLYTVFDLPHISQIYIFFRAELADLDFCAGDESLEVQLFEESDIPWGELAFPTVGRTLEYFLADRIIQNFPIRNEGILPMLAQKKNL from the coding sequence ATGAAATTCTGCAGCCAGTGCGGCGCCAGCGTGAGCCTGCGCATCCCCAGCGGCGACAACCGCCCGCGCTTCGTCTGCGACCAGTGCCAGACCGTGCATTACCAGAACCCGCGCATCGTTGCCGGCTGCCTGCCGGTCTGGGAGGGGAAAATCCTTCTCTGCCGCCGCGCCATCGAGCCGCGCCGAGGGTACTGGACGCTACCGGCAGGCTTCATGGAGAACGGCGAAACCCTGGAACAGGCCGCCGCCCGCGAGACGCTCGAAGAAGCCAACGCCCGCGTCCACGGCCTGCAGCTTTATACGGTCTTTGATCTGCCGCATATCAGCCAGATTTATATCTTCTTCCGCGCCGAACTCGCCGACCTCGACTTCTGTGCCGGCGACGAAAGCCTGGAAGTGCAGCTCTTCGAAGAATCCGACATTCCGTGGGGTGAGCTGGCTTTCCCCACCGTGGGCCGTACCTTAGAATATTTCCTGGCGGATCGGATCATTCAGAACTTCCCGATACGCAATGAAGGGATTCTCCCAATGCTTGCACAGAAAAAGAACTTATAA
- a CDS encoding CoA pyrophosphatase: MLDQLRQRIQTHTPSDLETDHSFPEAAVLLPITPQEELVLTLRATGLSTHSGEVAFPGGRRDPEDVDLIHTALREAQEEIALPPGLVEVVGPLSTLVSRHGILVKPFVGFVPDFVEYRPNDGEIDAVFKVPLEFFRGDPRETTHRIDYFGRSWYVPSYLFEGYKIWGLSAIMLVELLNLLYDARIDLHQPPSKFIKLS, translated from the coding sequence ATGCTGGACCAGCTGCGCCAACGCATACAGACGCACACCCCAAGCGACCTTGAAACGGACCACAGCTTCCCCGAGGCGGCGGTCCTGCTCCCCATCACCCCCCAGGAAGAGCTCGTGCTCACCCTGCGCGCGACCGGGCTTTCGACCCACAGCGGCGAGGTGGCCTTCCCCGGCGGACGTCGTGACCCGGAGGACGTCGACCTGATCCACACCGCGCTGCGCGAGGCGCAGGAGGAAATTGCCCTGCCGCCGGGGCTGGTGGAGGTCGTCGGTCCGTTGAGCACCCTGGTCTCGCGGCACGGCATCCTGGTCAAACCATTCGTCGGCTTTGTCCCCGATTTCGTGGAGTACCGTCCCAACGACGGCGAGATCGACGCCGTGTTCAAGGTGCCGCTGGAGTTCTTCCGCGGCGACCCGCGGGAAACCACCCACCGTATCGATTACTTCGGCCGCAGCTGGTACGTCCCGAGCTACCTGTTCGAGGGCTACAAGATCTGGGGCCTGTCCGCGATCATGCTGGTCGAGCTGCTGAACCTGCTGTACGACGCCCGTATCGACCTGCACCAGCCGCCATCGAAGTTCATCAAGCTGAGCTGA
- a CDS encoding gamma carbonic anhydrase family protein yields the protein MKYRLGSSRVETHPESWIAPNATVVGKVRLDAGASVWFNAVLRGDNELIHIGEHSNVQDGTVMHTDMGFPLTLGKGVTIGHNAMLHGCQVGDYSLVGINAVILNGAKIGKYCIIGANALIPEGKEIPDGSLVMGSPGKVVRELTEPQKKMLEASAAHYVHNAQRYARDLAEQEDD from the coding sequence ATGAAGTACCGCCTGGGCTCGTCCCGAGTCGAAACCCATCCGGAGAGCTGGATCGCCCCCAACGCCACGGTGGTCGGCAAGGTGCGCCTCGACGCCGGCGCCAGCGTCTGGTTCAACGCCGTACTGCGCGGCGACAATGAGCTGATCCACATCGGCGAGCACAGTAACGTGCAGGACGGCACCGTCATGCATACCGACATGGGCTTCCCGCTGACCCTGGGCAAGGGCGTGACCATCGGCCACAACGCCATGCTGCACGGCTGCCAGGTAGGCGACTACAGCCTCGTCGGCATCAACGCGGTGATCCTCAACGGCGCGAAGATCGGCAAGTACTGCATCATCGGCGCCAACGCGCTGATCCCCGAGGGCAAGGAAATCCCCGACGGCTCCCTGGTCATGGGCTCGCCCGGCAAGGTGGTGCGCGAGCTGACCGAGCCGCAGAAGAAGATGCTCGAGGCCAGCGCCGCCCATTACGTGCACAACGCCCAGCGCTACGCCCGCGACCTGGCCGAGCAGGAAGATGACTGA
- a CDS encoding DUF1289 domain-containing protein has protein sequence MTEERPVASPCVHVCALDDADICLGCQRSAAEITRWGLMDNAERREVLQRCEQRAREQGVLA, from the coding sequence ATGACTGAAGAACGTCCCGTCGCCTCGCCCTGCGTGCACGTCTGCGCGCTGGACGATGCCGACATCTGCCTGGGTTGCCAGCGCAGCGCCGCTGAAATCACCCGCTGGGGCCTGATGGACAACGCCGAGCGCCGCGAGGTGCTCCAGCGTTGCGAACAGCGTGCCCGCGAGCAGGGTGTGCTGGCCTAG
- the purT gene encoding formate-dependent phosphoribosylglycinamide formyltransferase, translating into MPRLGTPLSPSATRVLLCGSGELGKEVAIELQRLGCEVIAVDRYTNAPAMQVAHRSHVISMLDGVALRAVIEQEKPHYIVPEIEAIATATLVELENEGYTVIPTARAAQLTMNREGIRRLAAEELGLPTSPYHFADTYEDYAAGVAAVGYPCVVKPIMSSSGKGQSVLKSDADLKTAWDYAQEGGRAGKGRVIVEGFIDFDYEITLLTVRHIGGTTFCAPIGHRQVKGDYHESWQPQAMSPKALAESERVARAVTEALGGRGLFGVELFVKGDEVWFSEVSPRPHDTGLVTLISQDLSEFALHARAILGLPIPVIRQLGDSASAVILVEGKSQQVSFGNLGAALSEPDTALRLFGKPEVDGQRRMGVALARDESIDAARAKATRSAQAVKVEL; encoded by the coding sequence ATGCCCCGTCTTGGAACTCCCCTGTCGCCGAGCGCGACCCGCGTACTGCTCTGTGGCTCCGGCGAGCTGGGCAAGGAAGTGGCGATCGAGCTGCAGCGCCTGGGCTGCGAAGTCATCGCCGTGGACCGCTACACGAACGCTCCGGCCATGCAGGTCGCGCACCGCAGCCATGTGATCAGCATGCTCGACGGCGTGGCCCTGCGCGCAGTGATCGAGCAGGAGAAGCCGCACTACATCGTGCCGGAGATCGAGGCCATCGCCACCGCGACCCTGGTCGAGCTGGAGAACGAAGGCTACACCGTCATCCCCACCGCCCGTGCAGCTCAACTGACCATGAACCGCGAGGGCATCCGCCGCCTGGCCGCCGAAGAGCTGGGTCTGCCGACTTCGCCCTACCACTTCGCCGACACCTACGAAGACTACGCCGCTGGCGTCGCCGCCGTGGGCTACCCGTGTGTTGTGAAGCCGATCATGAGTTCCTCCGGCAAGGGGCAGAGCGTGCTCAAGTCCGACGCCGACCTGAAGACCGCCTGGGACTACGCCCAGGAAGGCGGCCGCGCCGGCAAGGGCCGGGTCATCGTCGAGGGCTTCATCGACTTCGACTACGAGATCACCCTGCTCACCGTGCGCCACATTGGCGGCACTACCTTCTGCGCGCCCATCGGTCACCGCCAGGTGAAGGGCGACTACCACGAGTCCTGGCAACCCCAGGCGATGAGCCCGAAGGCGCTGGCCGAGTCCGAGCGCGTGGCCAGGGCGGTCACCGAAGCGCTGGGCGGCCGCGGCCTGTTCGGCGTGGAGCTGTTCGTCAAGGGTGACGAGGTGTGGTTCAGCGAAGTCTCGCCGCGCCCGCACGACACCGGCCTGGTCACGCTGATTTCCCAGGACCTCTCCGAGTTCGCCCTGCATGCCCGCGCCATCCTCGGCCTGCCGATCCCGGTGATCCGCCAGCTGGGCGATTCCGCCTCGGCGGTGATCCTGGTGGAAGGCAAGTCGCAGCAGGTTTCCTTCGGTAACCTCGGCGCCGCGCTGAGCGAGCCGGACACCGCGCTGCGCCTGTTCGGCAAGCCGGAGGTGGATGGCCAGCGCCGCATGGGCGTAGCCCTGGCGCGTGACGAGTCGATCGACGCTGCCCGCGCCAAGGCCACCCGCTCGGCCCAGGCGGTCAAAGTCGAGCTGTGA
- a CDS encoding SGNH/GDSL hydrolase family protein, which yields MSRWAGLMWWAAALPLLPLALPMAVRTRRTALRLAPAAGVCEGVAGSEFPGEPFRLLLLGESTVAGVGASCLDFALAGRMALALSSRLERPVAWRAVGENGITAAEACERLLPVATDLDYELVALVFGVNDTTHFSSSQRWLGALEQLIAHFRGRGTQVVCTAVPPLQHFTALPWLLRRLLGWRAALLDRQLSSLALAQGAGYCGVSLEMQPQFLAIDGYHPSALGYQVWGEHLAQWLVSQDRTLL from the coding sequence GTGAGCCGCTGGGCGGGGCTGATGTGGTGGGCGGCGGCATTGCCGCTGTTGCCGCTGGCCCTGCCCATGGCCGTGCGTACCAGGCGCACGGCCTTGCGCCTGGCTCCCGCCGCGGGCGTCTGCGAAGGCGTTGCGGGCTCAGAGTTTCCGGGCGAACCTTTTCGTCTTCTCCTGCTGGGTGAATCCACGGTCGCCGGCGTTGGTGCGTCCTGCCTGGACTTTGCCCTGGCCGGGCGGATGGCGTTGGCGCTATCGAGCCGCCTGGAGCGCCCCGTTGCGTGGCGCGCGGTCGGGGAGAACGGTATTACCGCCGCAGAGGCCTGCGAGCGCCTGCTGCCGGTGGCAACTGATCTGGATTACGAGCTGGTGGCGCTGGTCTTCGGCGTCAACGACACCACGCATTTCAGCTCCAGCCAGCGTTGGCTGGGGGCCCTTGAGCAGCTGATCGCGCACTTCCGTGGTCGCGGCACACAGGTCGTCTGCACGGCCGTGCCGCCATTGCAGCATTTCACGGCGCTACCCTGGTTGCTGCGCCGGCTGCTCGGCTGGCGCGCAGCGCTGCTGGATCGTCAGCTCAGCAGCCTGGCGCTGGCGCAGGGGGCGGGGTATTGCGGCGTCAGCCTGGAGATGCAGCCGCAGTTCCTCGCCATCGATGGCTATCACCCGTCGGCGCTGGGTTATCAGGTTTGGGGTGAGCATCTGGCCCAATGGCTGGTTTCCCAGGATCGAACCCTTCTGTAG
- a CDS encoding MFS transporter, producing the protein MTSATLEAAQPAAQTNSTTRVAVASFIGTAIEFYDFYVYATAAALVIGPVFFPQTSGTAQALSAFITFGIAFLARPLGSALFGHFGDRIGRKSTLVASLLLMGISTTLIGLLPGYDSIGAWAPILLCVLRFGQGLGLGGEWGGAALLATENAPKGRRAWFGMFPQMGPSIGFLAANGLFLCLAMLLSEEQFRAWGWRIPFVLSAVLVIVGLYVRLKLVETPVFAKAMERHERASLPIAELFAKHWRPTLLGALAMVVCYALFYISTVFSLSYGVSTLGYSREDFLGLLCIAVLFMAAATPVSAWLSDRFGRKPVLIVGCIAAIASGFAMEPLLSQGSSVEVAVFLSLELFLMGVTFAPMGALLPELFPTHVRYTGASAAYNLGGILGASVAPYIAQKLVGMGGLSWVGGYVSVAAALSLLAVLCLRETRGDDLNDIR; encoded by the coding sequence ATGACCAGCGCCACCCTCGAAGCCGCACAACCAGCCGCACAGACCAACTCCACCACCCGCGTCGCGGTAGCCAGCTTCATCGGCACCGCCATTGAGTTCTACGACTTCTACGTCTACGCCACCGCCGCCGCTCTGGTGATCGGCCCGGTGTTCTTCCCGCAGACCTCCGGTACCGCCCAGGCGCTCAGCGCCTTCATTACCTTCGGCATCGCCTTCCTCGCTCGCCCGTTGGGTTCGGCACTGTTCGGCCACTTCGGCGACCGCATCGGGCGCAAGTCGACCCTGGTGGCCTCCCTGCTGCTGATGGGCATCTCCACCACCCTGATCGGCCTGCTGCCGGGCTACGACAGCATTGGCGCCTGGGCGCCGATCCTGCTCTGCGTGCTGCGCTTCGGCCAGGGCCTTGGGCTGGGTGGCGAATGGGGCGGCGCCGCACTGCTGGCCACGGAGAACGCTCCCAAGGGCCGCCGCGCCTGGTTCGGCATGTTCCCGCAGATGGGTCCGTCGATCGGCTTCCTCGCCGCCAACGGCCTGTTCCTCTGCCTCGCCATGCTGCTGAGCGAAGAGCAGTTCCGCGCCTGGGGCTGGCGCATCCCGTTCGTGCTCAGCGCGGTGCTGGTCATCGTCGGCCTCTACGTTCGCCTCAAGCTGGTGGAAACCCCGGTGTTTGCGAAGGCCATGGAGCGCCACGAGCGCGCGAGCCTGCCGATCGCCGAACTGTTCGCCAAGCATTGGCGGCCCACCCTGCTGGGCGCCCTGGCGATGGTGGTGTGCTATGCGCTCTTCTATATCTCCACGGTGTTCTCGCTGAGCTACGGCGTCAGCACCCTGGGTTACAGCCGTGAGGACTTCCTCGGCCTGCTGTGCATCGCCGTGCTCTTCATGGCAGCAGCAACACCGGTATCGGCCTGGCTGAGCGATCGCTTCGGGCGCAAGCCGGTGCTGATCGTCGGCTGCATCGCCGCCATTGCCTCGGGCTTCGCCATGGAGCCGCTGCTGAGCCAGGGCTCGTCGGTGGAAGTGGCGGTCTTCCTGTCCCTGGAACTGTTCCTCATGGGCGTGACCTTCGCCCCCATGGGCGCGCTGCTGCCAGAACTGTTCCCCACCCACGTGCGCTACACCGGCGCCTCGGCGGCCTATAACCTCGGCGGCATCCTTGGCGCCTCGGTGGCGCCGTACATCGCACAGAAGCTGGTGGGCATGGGTGGCCTGAGCTGGGTGGGCGGCTATGTGTCGGTCGCGGCGGCACTCAGCCTGCTGGCGGTGCTGTGCCTGCGCGAGACGCGCGGGGACGATCTGAACGATATCCGCTGA
- a CDS encoding HlyC/CorC family transporter, translated as MEEIHPGYLIGLLVFLILCSAFFSSVETGMLSLDRYRLRHLSKQGNRGARRTSWLLLRTDRLLGTILIGNNFVNIIASSLATLLALRLWGEAGVAIATVALTLILLIFGEITPKTYAALRPERVAFPASLPLIWMQKLFSPLLWLMTGISNLLLRLGGLDPTQRGGKPLSNDELRSVVTDSSEKLTHNRQDMLLSILDLEKITVNDLMVPRNEVQGIDLDDELETIIGQLRNTTHTRLPVFRNDINQVEGVVHMRQIARLLTHNQLTKDSLKAACLEPYFVPESTPLSTQLVNFQKQKRRIGIVVDEYGEVIGIITLEDILEEIVGEFSNQNTLRNPDIHPQADGTYVIDGSANLRDVNRALGWQLPSDGPKTLNGLVTEALEQIPDCAVCLKIGRYRLEILQSGENRVKSVRAWLPGAPPREPYADELA; from the coding sequence ATGGAAGAGATCCACCCCGGCTACCTGATCGGCCTGCTGGTCTTCCTGATCCTCTGCTCGGCATTCTTCTCCAGCGTCGAGACCGGCATGCTCAGCCTCGACCGCTACCGCCTGCGCCACCTGTCCAAGCAGGGCAACCGCGGGGCGCGCCGCACCAGCTGGCTGCTGCTGCGCACCGACCGGCTGCTGGGCACCATCCTGATCGGCAACAACTTCGTCAACATCATCGCCTCGTCCCTGGCGACCCTGCTGGCCCTGCGCCTGTGGGGCGAAGCGGGCGTGGCCATCGCCACCGTGGCGCTGACGCTGATCCTGCTGATCTTCGGCGAAATCACCCCCAAGACCTACGCCGCCCTGCGCCCCGAGCGCGTGGCCTTCCCCGCCAGCCTGCCGCTGATCTGGATGCAGAAGCTGTTCAGCCCGCTGCTCTGGCTGATGACCGGCATCAGCAACCTCCTCCTGCGCCTGGGCGGCCTCGACCCGACCCAGCGTGGCGGCAAGCCGCTGAGCAACGACGAACTGCGCAGCGTCGTCACCGACTCCAGCGAAAAGCTCACCCATAATCGCCAGGACATGCTGCTGAGCATCCTCGACCTGGAAAAGATCACGGTGAACGACCTGATGGTGCCGCGCAACGAGGTCCAGGGCATCGACCTGGACGACGAGCTGGAAACCATCATCGGCCAGCTGCGCAACACCACCCATACCCGGCTACCGGTGTTCCGCAACGATATCAACCAGGTCGAGGGCGTGGTGCACATGCGCCAGATCGCCCGCCTGCTGACCCATAACCAGTTGACCAAGGACAGCCTCAAGGCCGCCTGCCTGGAGCCCTACTTCGTGCCCGAGAGCACGCCGCTGTCGACCCAGCTGGTGAACTTCCAGAAGCAGAAGCGCCGCATCGGCATCGTCGTCGACGAGTACGGCGAGGTGATCGGCATCATCACCCTGGAAGACATCCTCGAAGAGATCGTCGGCGAGTTCAGTAACCAGAACACCCTGCGCAACCCGGACATCCACCCCCAGGCCGACGGCACCTATGTCATCGACGGCTCGGCCAACCTGCGTGACGTCAACCGCGCGCTGGGCTGGCAACTACCCAGTGACGGGCCCAAGACTCTCAACGGCCTGGTCACCGAAGCGCTGGAGCAGATCCCAGACTGCGCCGTGTGCCTGAAGATCGGCCGCTATCGCCTGGAGATCCTCCAGTCGGGGGAAAACCGGGTGAAAAGCGTGCGCGCGTGGCTGCCTGGCGCCCCGCCAAGAGAGCCTTACGCCGACGAGCTTGCCTGA
- a CDS encoding cytochrome C assembly family protein — protein MQPLLPSLIAAVLYIGTTVYQGASLARRTPPQKPLLLLLGLIALLCQAYSLSQELLTPAGLALDFFNAASLISAAVTALTLLACLRIPVQNLLLFLYPLGALTTLLALLMPHGTIEPINEQPGILAHILLSILAYGLLTIAVVQALLLLVQDHQLKHKHPSGLIRNFPPLQTMESLLFGFLWGGWSLLSLSLISGWLFVDNLFAQHLAHKTILSCFAWVVFGVLLWGRHQLGWRGHKAIRWTLAGFCLLMLAYFGSKLVKEFILHI, from the coding sequence ATGCAACCTCTGCTGCCCAGCCTGATCGCCGCCGTCCTTTATATCGGCACAACCGTCTACCAGGGCGCAAGCCTGGCCCGCCGCACCCCGCCGCAGAAACCGCTGCTCCTCCTGCTGGGCCTCATCGCCCTGCTCTGCCAGGCCTACAGCCTGAGCCAGGAGCTGCTGACGCCTGCGGGCCTGGCGCTGGACTTCTTCAACGCCGCCAGCCTGATCTCCGCCGCGGTCACCGCCCTGACCCTGCTGGCCTGCCTGCGCATCCCGGTGCAGAACCTGCTGCTCTTCCTTTACCCGCTCGGCGCGCTGACCACCCTGCTGGCCTTGCTGATGCCCCACGGCACCATCGAGCCGATCAACGAGCAGCCCGGCATCCTCGCCCACATCCTGCTGTCGATCCTGGCCTACGGCCTGCTGACCATCGCTGTGGTCCAGGCGCTGCTCCTGCTGGTGCAGGACCATCAGCTCAAGCACAAGCACCCGTCGGGCCTGATCCGCAACTTCCCGCCGCTGCAGACCATGGAAAGCCTGCTGTTCGGCTTCCTCTGGGGCGGCTGGTCGCTGCTCTCGCTGTCGCTGATCTCCGGCTGGCTGTTCGTCGACAACCTGTTCGCCCAGCACCTGGCGCACAAGACCATCCTCTCCTGCTTCGCCTGGGTGGTGTTCGGCGTGCTGCTGTGGGGCCGCCACCAGCTCGGCTGGCGCGGCCACAAGGCGATCCGCTGGACCCTCGCGGGTTTCTGCCTGCTGATGCTGGCCTACTTCGGCAGCAAGCTGGTCAAGGAATTCATCCTGCACATCTGA